A genomic segment from Nitrospirota bacterium encodes:
- a CDS encoding aspartate 1-decarboxylase: MLRVMLRAKIHRATVTEANLSYEGSITIDEDLIKAAGILPYEQVMVSNLHNGERFETYVIPGPNGSGQVCLNGPTARKGIVGDKIVIFCYESFNEEEMKAFKPKIIIVDEKNKIKRIGDI, translated from the coding sequence TTGTTAAGGGTGATGTTGAGGGCAAAGATCCACAGGGCTACTGTAACTGAAGCAAATTTATCCTATGAAGGTAGTATAACTATTGATGAAGATCTCATTAAGGCTGCAGGTATTCTTCCCTATGAACAGGTTATGGTGTCTAATCTGCATAATGGGGAAAGGTTTGAGACTTATGTAATACCGGGCCCTAATGGGAGCGGTCAGGTCTGCCTCAATGGTCCAACTGCAAGAAAAGGGATTGTTGGTGACAAGATCGTTATATTCTGCTACGAGTCTTTCAATGAGGAAGAGATGAAGGCGTTCAAACCAAAGATAATAATTGTGGATGAGAAAAATAAAATCAAGAGAATAGGGGATATATAG